From the genome of Nicotiana sylvestris chromosome 2, ASM39365v2, whole genome shotgun sequence, one region includes:
- the LOC104216213 gene encoding ninja-family protein AFP3-like, whose translation MEKAEENRGNGCFSRDLLHKFINGKRNYEFDENVGGENDIELSLGLSLNGRFGVDPKIEKRLKRSCSSITNFVSSSGDNNNSGNEIQFSDAIYVPLNRTCSLPMETEEEWWRKRKELQSLRRLEAKRKRLEKMKNVVRVVKENEENGNCYSNGTETCGNFLQSSVGSLGSQGSGSGSSGISEFESHQPIQGRSDSTEARSPASGQFPEHERKSIAIAPETSNEKTPVSSGKTCKEAKQMFKNFMLNMPCVSARGDGPNGKKIDGFLYGYKKGEEVRIVCVCHGDFLSPAEFVKHAGGGDVQHPLKHIVVNPSPLL comes from the exons atggAGAAAGCTGAAGAAAACAGAGGAAACGGGTGTTTTTCGAGGGATTTATTGCATAAATTCATCAACGGAAAAAGGAATTATGAATTTGATGAAAATGTGGGGGGTGAAAATGATATAGAGCTAAGTTTGGGACTTTCGTTGAACGGTAGATTTGGGGTGGACCCAAAAATAGAAAAGAGGCTCAAACGTTCTTGTTCCTCGATAACAAATTTTGTGTCTTCTTCTGGTGATAATAATAATAGTGGAAATGAAATTCAATTTAGTGATGCCATTTACGTACCACTTAATAGGACGTGTTCTTTGCCTATGGAAACAGAGGAAGAATGGTGGAGAAAAAGGAAGGAGTTGCAATCCTTAAGGCGTTTGGAAGCTAAGAGGAAAAGATTGGAGAAAATGAAGAATGTTGTTAGAGTtgttaaggaaaatgaagaaaatgggAATTGTTATAGTAATGGTACTGAAACTTGTGGGAATTTTTTGCAGTCTTCAGTGGGGTCGTTGGGATCACAGGGAAGTGGTTCTGGTTCTTCAGGAATTTCTGAATTTGAGAGTCATCAACCTATTCAAG GGCGGAGTGATAGTACTGAAGCAAGATCTCCAGCCAGTGGCCAATTTCCAGAGCACGAACGTAAATCGATAGCAATTGCACCTGAAACTAGTAATGAGAAAACACCAGTCTCGTCTGGAAAAACTTGCAAGGAAGCTAAACAAATGTTCAAAAACTTCATGCTGAACATGCCTTGTGTTTCAGCAAGAGGTGATGGACCAAATGGGAAGAAAATTGATGGATTCTTGTACGGATATAAGAAGGGAGAGGAAGTCCGGATAGTTTGTGTTTGTCATGGTGACTTTCTATCCCCAGCCGAGTTTGTTAAACACGCTGGTGGAGGTGATGTACAACACCCTTTGAAGCATATTGTTGTTAATCCTTCTCCTTTGTTGTAA